A region from the Panicum hallii strain FIL2 chromosome 1, PHallii_v3.1, whole genome shotgun sequence genome encodes:
- the LOC112882504 gene encoding U6 snRNA phosphodiesterase isoform X2: protein MWKATTLYMSISLVRAFPCWPRYRCCRPSMCMCNKISRIKFIVVIPSDAKKQLALAMKRAASLVPDLHAVDADYALSELCKDEHKLEKVLLSREFHVSLGRPVAVQVHQIDSFIAMLRQKFQSQQRYWMEFNKWEHFVNDDCTRSFLSLEVTRTGLPEISKQILVVDEVYRLHGLPEFYKNPRPHISLVWALGDVSGKLKQAIKDIEKYQSSTSSLQKCNVRCKFSRVVCKVGKKLHDICKVAD from the exons ATGTGGAAGGCAACTACGCTCTACATGTCTATATCCCTGGTCCGTGCTTTTCCTTGTTGGCCGCGCTACAGATGTTGTCGTCCTTCGATGTGCATGTGCAATAAGATATCTAGGATCAAATTTATAG TTGTCATACCTTCTGATGCAAAGAAACAGCTGGCCCTTGCTATGAAAAGAGCTGCATCTCTTGTGCCGGATCTTCATGCTGTTGATGCAGACTATGCACTTTCTGAGTTGTGCAAGGATGAACATAAGCTTGAGAAAGTGCTTCTGAGCAGGGAGTTTCATGTAAGCTTAGGAAGACCTGTTGCAGTTCAGGTGCATCAAATTGACTCCTTCATTGCAATGCTTCGCCAAAAGTTCCAGTCACAACAACG GTACTGGATGGAGTTCAATAAGTGGGAGCACTTTGTCAATGACGATTGTACACGGTCGTTTCTTTCACTAGAAGTTACAAGAACTGGTTTGCCAGAG ATAAGTAAGCAGATACTTGTGGTAGATGAAGTATATCGATTGCATGGTCTTCCTGAGTTTTACAAG AATCCACGGCCGCATATTTCGTTGGTGTGGGCATTGGGTGATGTCAGCGGCAAACTGAAGCAGGCAATAAAGGACATTGAAAAATATCAGAGCAGTACGAGCTCATTACAAAAATGTAATGTTCGATGCAAGTTCAGTCGTGTAGTTTGTAAAGTAGGTAAGAAGCTGCACGATATCTGTAAAGTTGCAGACTGA
- the LOC112882489 gene encoding protein ORANGE, chloroplastic-like isoform X1, with product MLCSGRMLACSGLGPGRLRPPRARAERLRPLPPARRWRVAASAAASGGNPDLPSSSSSSSSPTPPFGVGEDQAALSPGFCIIEGPETVQDFAKLDLQEIQDNIRSRRNKIFLHMEEIRRLRIQQRIKNAELGISVEEPDRELPDFPSFIPFLPPLSAANLKVYYATCFTLIAGIMVFGGFLAPILELKLGIGGTSYEDFIRSVHLPMQLSQVDPIVASFSGGAVGVISALMVVEINNVKQQEHKRCKYCLGTGYLACARCSSTGALVLTEPVSTFSDGDQPLSAPRTERCPNCSGAGKVMCPTCLCTGMAMASEHDPRIDPFI from the exons atgctctgctccggccgcatGCTGGCCTGCAGTGGCCTCGGGCCCGGAcggctccggccgccgcgcgcccgcgcaGAGCGGCTgcgcccgctgccgcccgcccgcaGGTGGCGCGTGGCGGCCTCCGCAGCGGCGTCCGGTGGCAACCCCGACCTgccgtcgtcgtcctcgtcctcgtcgtcgCCTACACCACCGTTCGGGGTCGGAGAGGACCAGGCCGCCTTGTCGCCAGG GTTTTGCATCATTGAGGGACCTGAGACAGTACAAGATTTTGCAAAGCTGGATTTGCAGGAAATTCAGGATAACATTAGGAGCCGCCGGAACAAGATTTTCTTGCATATGGAGGAG ATTCGCCGGTTGAGAATACAACAAAGAATAAAAAATGCAGAACTTGGAATTTCAGTTGAAGAACCTGATCGGGAGCTTCCTGATTTTCCATCATTTATTCCATTCTTGCCTCCGCTG AGTGCAGCTAATCTAAAGGTCTACTATGCTACATGTTTCACCCTCATTGCTGGGATAATGGTGTTTGGTGGTTTTCTTGCACCAATC CTGGAACTTAAACTCGGTATAGGCGGCACATCTTATGAAGACTTCATCCGCAGCGTTCATTTGCCCATGCAGTTGAG TCAGGTAGATCCCATTGTGGCATCGTTCTCAGGCGGAGCAGTTGGAGTTATTTCCGCCCTAATGGTTGTTGAGATAAACAATGTGAAGCAGCAGGAGCATAAACGGTGCAAATATTGTTTAGGAACCG GATACCTGGCCTGTGCCCGCTGTTCAAGCACAGGCGCCCTTGTGCTCACAGAGCCGGTTTCGACGTTCAGTGATGGAGATCAGCCTTTATCGGCACCAAGGACAGAGAGATGCCCGAATTGCTCAGGCGCGGGAAAG GTGATGTGCCCAACATGCCTCTGCACTGGGATGGCAATGGCAAGCGAGCATGACCCCCGGATCGATCCCTTTATTTGA
- the LOC112882489 gene encoding protein ORANGE, chloroplastic-like isoform X2 produces the protein MLCSGRMLACSGLGPGRLRPPRARAERLRPLPPARRWRVAASAAASGGNPDLPSSSSSSSSPTPPFGVGEDQAALSPGFCIIEGPETVQDFAKLDLQEIQDNIRSRRNKIFLHMEEIRRLRIQQRIKNAELGISVEEPDRELPDFPSFIPFLPPLSAANLKVYYATCFTLIAGIMVFGGFLAPILELKLGIGGTSYEDFIRSVHLPMQLSQVDPIVASFSGGAVGVISALMVVEINNVKQQEHKRCKYCLGTVRCLSDPGPRDCAYGVNILRQGMRHGPRPTSVVTTRTVVELIGREENYPSSTQVGLLSSYLARISM, from the exons atgctctgctccggccgcatGCTGGCCTGCAGTGGCCTCGGGCCCGGAcggctccggccgccgcgcgcccgcgcaGAGCGGCTgcgcccgctgccgcccgcccgcaGGTGGCGCGTGGCGGCCTCCGCAGCGGCGTCCGGTGGCAACCCCGACCTgccgtcgtcgtcctcgtcctcgtcgtcgCCTACACCACCGTTCGGGGTCGGAGAGGACCAGGCCGCCTTGTCGCCAGG GTTTTGCATCATTGAGGGACCTGAGACAGTACAAGATTTTGCAAAGCTGGATTTGCAGGAAATTCAGGATAACATTAGGAGCCGCCGGAACAAGATTTTCTTGCATATGGAGGAG ATTCGCCGGTTGAGAATACAACAAAGAATAAAAAATGCAGAACTTGGAATTTCAGTTGAAGAACCTGATCGGGAGCTTCCTGATTTTCCATCATTTATTCCATTCTTGCCTCCGCTG AGTGCAGCTAATCTAAAGGTCTACTATGCTACATGTTTCACCCTCATTGCTGGGATAATGGTGTTTGGTGGTTTTCTTGCACCAATC CTGGAACTTAAACTCGGTATAGGCGGCACATCTTATGAAGACTTCATCCGCAGCGTTCATTTGCCCATGCAGTTGAG TCAGGTAGATCCCATTGTGGCATCGTTCTCAGGCGGAGCAGTTGGAGTTATTTCCGCCCTAATGGTTGTTGAGATAAACAATGTGAAGCAGCAGGAGCATAAACGGTGCAAATATTGTTTAGGAACCG TTCGttgcttgtcagacccggggccacgggactgcgcatatGGCGTAAATATTCTACGACAAGGGAtgagacatggcccacgccctacatcagttgtaactactcgtaccgtaGTAGAACTAATCGGAAGggaagaaaactacccgagtagtactcaggtaggacttctgagctcgtatctggctaggatttccatgtaa
- the LOC112882504 gene encoding U6 snRNA phosphodiesterase isoform X1 — protein MDALMANYASDSDSDSNGGEPAAVPAGAPEVPEPSALLPPPPLELLQPPNFVDYSAMAQGSRVRSFPHVEGNYALHVYIPVVIPSDAKKQLALAMKRAASLVPDLHAVDADYALSELCKDEHKLEKVLLSREFHVSLGRPVAVQVHQIDSFIAMLRQKFQSQQRYWMEFNKWEHFVNDDCTRSFLSLEVTRTGLPEISKQILVVDEVYRLHGLPEFYKNPRPHISLVWALGDVSGKLKQAIKDIEKYQSSTSSLQKCNVRCKFSRVVCKVGKKLHDICKVAD, from the exons ATGGACGCGCTCATGGCTAACTACGCGTCCGACTCCGACTCCGACTCCAACGGCGGCGAGCCGGCGGCCGTCCCCGCCGGCGCCCCGGAGGTTCCGGAACCTTCGGCCTTGCTCCCTCCGCCTCCCCTCGAACTCCTCCAGCCCCCAAACTTCGTAG ATTACTCAGCGATGGCGCAGGGAAGTCGCGTCCGCAGCTTCCCCCATGTGGAAGGCAACTACGCTCTACATGTCTATATCCCTG TTGTCATACCTTCTGATGCAAAGAAACAGCTGGCCCTTGCTATGAAAAGAGCTGCATCTCTTGTGCCGGATCTTCATGCTGTTGATGCAGACTATGCACTTTCTGAGTTGTGCAAGGATGAACATAAGCTTGAGAAAGTGCTTCTGAGCAGGGAGTTTCATGTAAGCTTAGGAAGACCTGTTGCAGTTCAGGTGCATCAAATTGACTCCTTCATTGCAATGCTTCGCCAAAAGTTCCAGTCACAACAACG GTACTGGATGGAGTTCAATAAGTGGGAGCACTTTGTCAATGACGATTGTACACGGTCGTTTCTTTCACTAGAAGTTACAAGAACTGGTTTGCCAGAG ATAAGTAAGCAGATACTTGTGGTAGATGAAGTATATCGATTGCATGGTCTTCCTGAGTTTTACAAG AATCCACGGCCGCATATTTCGTTGGTGTGGGCATTGGGTGATGTCAGCGGCAAACTGAAGCAGGCAATAAAGGACATTGAAAAATATCAGAGCAGTACGAGCTCATTACAAAAATGTAATGTTCGATGCAAGTTCAGTCGTGTAGTTTGTAAAGTAGGTAAGAAGCTGCACGATATCTGTAAAGTTGCAGACTGA